In Bradyrhizobium sp. 170, the DNA window CGTCGGCGGTTTCGCGGGCACCATCATCGCCAAGGTCGGCGGCGTGCCACAGCAGATCGCGGGCGGCGACATCTATCCGGCGCTGGAAAAAGGCACCATCGACGCAGCCGAGTGGGTCGGACCGTATGACGACGAAAAACTCGGCTTCGTGAAGGTCGCGAAGTACTACTACTATCCGGGTTGGTGGGAAGGCACCGGCCAGGGCCACAACATCATGAACCTCGAGAAGTTCAACGCCCTGCCGAAGCACTATCAGGCCGCGATCGAGACCGCTTCCTACGACACGTTCACCTGGGTCACCGGCAAATACGACTACGTCAATCCGCCGGCGTTGAAGCGGCTGCTGGCGGCGGGCGCGATCCTGCGGCCGTTCCCGCAGGAAGTTCTGGAGGCCTGCTACAATGCCGCCAACGGCATCTACGCAGATCTCTCCAAGAGCAACCCGCACTTCAACAAGATGTATACGAGCCTGGCGGCGTTCCGTAACGAATCGCTGGCCTGGAATCAGGTGGCTGAACTGAGCTACGACAGCTTCATGATGCGGATGCGCACCCGCACCTGAG includes these proteins:
- a CDS encoding twin-arginine translocation signal domain-containing protein, which codes for MKRRDFLKVGGVGLAATAVAAPAIAQSNPEIKWRYTASWPKALDTLYGGCEFFAKRVAEITDNKFQIQAFAAGEIVPGLQVLDAVSNGTVEMGNTALYYYWGKNPAFTFGTSLPFGLNTRSHISWLRFGGGMDMLNDLLKEYNCVGVPTGSTGAQMGGWFRKEIKSMEDFRGLKFRVGGFAGTIIAKVGGVPQQIAGGDIYPALEKGTIDAAEWVGPYDDEKLGFVKVAKYYYYPGWWEGTGQGHNIMNLEKFNALPKHYQAAIETASYDTFTWVTGKYDYVNPPALKRLLAAGAILRPFPQEVLEACYNAANGIYADLSKSNPHFNKMYTSLAAFRNESLAWNQVAELSYDSFMMRMRTRT